One region of Bacteroidota bacterium genomic DNA includes:
- a CDS encoding acyl-CoA desaturase yields MPTIKFSGNSSAFYSDLKNRVNTYFKDKRISTHGDHRSLIKAIVLMTLFLGCYPVLAFHLLPGIWPLLVCILLGLVTAAIGFNIMHDGAHGSLSKSPLVNKLAALSLNMLGASSFLWNIKHNVIHHSFTNVDDHDDDILNEPFFRMTKRQPKLGAHKYQHLYFPLAYGLMYMSWVFFLDFKKYFQRRIADRGDIKLTVSQHIGFWATKLSYVFLFVVLPLQFYSLPAYLLGYFIYSFTTGLTTSVVFQLAHTVEETEFLYPDNTSSEMYIIPTDWATHQVKTTANFATRNKFVTWAVGGLNFQVEHHLFPKIAHVHYPALSKIVKEVCEKYNLPYHEQATVTGAIVSHIRFLKDMGRG; encoded by the coding sequence ATGCCAACCATCAAATTCAGCGGTAATAGTTCAGCATTTTACAGTGATCTGAAAAACCGCGTCAATACTTATTTTAAAGATAAACGAATCAGTACTCATGGTGATCACCGCAGTCTTATCAAAGCGATTGTATTGATGACTTTGTTTCTGGGTTGTTACCCGGTTCTTGCATTCCATCTCTTGCCTGGGATCTGGCCACTGCTGGTTTGCATTCTGCTGGGGCTGGTAACCGCGGCGATTGGATTCAACATTATGCACGATGGAGCACACGGAAGTTTGTCCAAAAGCCCGCTGGTCAACAAACTTGCAGCGCTGAGTCTGAACATGCTTGGGGCCAGCTCTTTCCTCTGGAACATCAAACACAATGTGATTCATCACTCATTCACGAATGTGGATGATCACGATGACGATATTCTGAACGAACCTTTTTTCCGGATGACGAAACGTCAACCAAAATTAGGCGCTCACAAATACCAGCATTTGTATTTCCCATTGGCGTATGGTTTGATGTACATGTCCTGGGTGTTTTTTCTGGATTTCAAAAAATACTTCCAGAGGAGAATTGCTGACAGAGGTGATATTAAATTAACCGTATCACAGCACATCGGTTTTTGGGCAACCAAGCTTTCTTATGTATTCCTGTTTGTTGTTTTACCACTTCAGTTCTATTCATTGCCGGCCTATTTGTTAGGTTACTTTATTTACTCATTCACTACCGGACTTACTACAAGCGTAGTTTTCCAGCTTGCGCACACAGTTGAAGAAACCGAATTTCTTTATCCTGACAATACCAGCAGTGAAATGTACATTATCCCAACGGATTGGGCTACTCACCAGGTGAAAACCACCGCTAATTTTGCAACACGCAATAAATTTGTGACTTGGGCTGTTGGCGGACTAAACTTCCAGGTAGAACACCACTTATTTCCAAAAATCGCCCACGTACACTATCCTGCTTTGAGTAAAATTGTAAAGGAAGTTTGTGAAAAATACAATCTGCCTTATCACGAACAAGCAACAGTAACCGGAGCGATTGTATCGCACATCCGTTTCCTGAAGGATATGGGAAGAGGATAA
- a CDS encoding DEAD/DEAH box helicase, whose amino-acid sequence MLSFPELGLGEKVLKAIEALGFQQPTPIQEQAIPLLLADHSDFIGLAQTGTGKTAAFGLPLIEKVDFSSRDTQALILAPTRELCVQITDDLVRYSKFTNGANIVAVYGGASISTQIRQIKRGAQIVVATPGRLIDLITRKAITLQTVRYVVLDEADEMLNMGFQEDIDDILSNTPADKNVWLFSATMPAEVKRISSNYMKNPKELTVGKQNSGADNIEHHYYVVHERDRYNALKRILDSTPEIFGVVFCRTKLDTQRIAENLVKDGYNADSIHGDLSQQQRDKVMARYRNRNLQVLVATDVAARGIDVRDITHVIHYHLPDEVENYTHRSGRTARAGKSGISIALVNIREKDKIRQIEKKINRKFHLSKVPDAGDIGEQQLLHFVKKIHDVQVNEKAIDKFIAPVFKELEDLTKEDIIKRIVTLEFSRFLEDYRNAPDINVDLAHPGKSTQERYRNAGPRMFINLGTADGLDKGSMLGYLLDGTKLDKSKVGKIDMKPVYSFIEFEDEESLEKTLNAFDGEFYNGRKVRVDRSGEKDKKEFKKDYKKDFKRDFKQENREQMEKKDKKGWGEKPANRTDGKKKKYKSSW is encoded by the coding sequence ATGTTATCATTCCCCGAATTGGGGCTGGGCGAAAAAGTGCTAAAGGCTATCGAAGCACTCGGTTTTCAGCAGCCCACTCCGATTCAAGAACAAGCCATTCCCCTCCTTTTAGCTGATCATTCTGACTTTATTGGACTAGCACAAACCGGCACCGGTAAAACGGCAGCCTTCGGCTTGCCGCTTATTGAAAAAGTTGATTTCTCTTCCAGAGATACCCAAGCCCTGATACTGGCTCCGACCCGTGAGCTATGTGTTCAGATTACTGACGACCTTGTTCGTTATTCCAAATTTACAAACGGCGCGAATATCGTCGCGGTCTATGGTGGAGCCTCGATCTCTACACAGATCCGCCAGATTAAAAGAGGAGCCCAAATTGTTGTCGCGACTCCCGGACGTTTGATTGACCTTATTACCCGAAAAGCTATCACGCTGCAAACTGTACGCTATGTTGTACTGGATGAAGCTGACGAAATGCTGAATATGGGTTTCCAGGAAGATATCGATGATATCCTTTCGAATACACCTGCTGATAAAAATGTCTGGCTGTTTTCAGCAACGATGCCTGCAGAAGTGAAACGGATCTCTTCGAATTATATGAAGAATCCGAAGGAACTGACCGTCGGAAAACAAAATTCAGGTGCCGATAATATTGAACACCATTACTATGTTGTTCACGAGCGTGATCGTTACAATGCATTGAAAAGAATTCTGGATTCTACACCAGAAATTTTTGGTGTTGTTTTCTGCCGTACAAAATTAGATACACAACGCATCGCGGAAAATCTGGTGAAAGACGGATACAATGCCGACTCGATCCATGGTGATTTGAGCCAGCAGCAACGCGACAAAGTAATGGCGCGTTACCGTAACCGCAACCTCCAGGTGCTTGTTGCTACTGACGTAGCTGCCCGGGGAATTGACGTTCGTGACATTACACACGTAATTCATTATCATCTGCCTGATGAAGTTGAAAATTACACCCATCGTAGCGGACGAACCGCTCGTGCCGGTAAATCCGGTATTTCTATCGCGTTAGTAAATATTCGTGAGAAGGATAAAATTCGTCAGATTGAGAAAAAAATCAATAGAAAATTCCATCTATCAAAAGTTCCGGATGCCGGAGACATCGGAGAGCAACAGTTGCTCCACTTTGTGAAAAAAATTCACGATGTACAGGTGAACGAGAAAGCAATCGATAAATTCATCGCTCCTGTTTTCAAGGAACTTGAAGATCTCACCAAAGAAGATATCATCAAACGTATTGTCACTCTTGAATTTAGTCGTTTCCTCGAAGATTACAGAAACGCTCCGGATATCAATGTAGATCTTGCTCACCCGGGAAAATCCACCCAGGAGAGATACCGCAATGCAGGACCACGCATGTTTATCAATCTTGGAACAGCGGATGGTTTAGACAAAGGAAGCATGCTGGGCTATTTGCTAGATGGTACCAAATTGGATAAATCGAAAGTCGGCAAGATTGACATGAAACCCGTTTATTCATTTATTGAATTCGAAGATGAGGAATCTCTCGAAAAAACACTGAATGCATTTGACGGTGAATTCTACAATGGCAGAAAAGTTCGCGTTGACCGTTCGGGCGAAAAAGACAAAAAAGAATTTAAAAAAGATTATAAAAAGGATTTTAAGCGCGATTTTAAACAAGAGAATCGCGAACAGATGGAAAAGAAAGATAAAAAAGGCTGGGGAGAAAAACCTGCCAATCGGACAGACGGCAAAAAAAAGAAATATAAATCTTCGTGGTGA
- a CDS encoding pyruvate dehydrogenase complex E1 component subunit beta: MREVQFREALREAMTEEMRRDERVFLMGEEVAQYNGAYKVSQGMLDEFGPKRVIDTPIAELGFAGIGVGAAMNGLRPIIEFMTFNFSLVAIDQVINSAAKMMSMSGGQYTVPIVFRGPTASAGMLSSQHSQAFENWYANCPGLKVVVPSNPADAKGLLKSSIRDNDPVIFMESEQMYGDKGMIPDGEYLIPIGVADVKKVGTDVTIVSFGKMMKIALKAAEELAKESINAEVIDLRSVRPIDYNTVIESVKKTNRLVVVEESWPLASIASEIAFMVQKRAFDYLDAPVVRVMGGDVPLPYAPTLIEAYLPNPARVIKAVKEVMYLV; the protein is encoded by the coding sequence ATGAGAGAAGTTCAATTTCGTGAAGCATTACGTGAAGCCATGACCGAAGAAATGCGTCGTGACGAACGTGTTTTTTTAATGGGAGAAGAAGTCGCTCAGTACAATGGAGCCTATAAAGTAAGCCAGGGCATGCTGGATGAATTCGGACCCAAACGTGTGATCGATACTCCAATTGCCGAACTTGGTTTTGCAGGAATTGGTGTTGGTGCGGCAATGAATGGCCTGAGACCGATCATCGAATTTATGACCTTCAATTTCTCGCTTGTTGCCATTGATCAGGTTATTAACTCCGCTGCAAAAATGATGAGTATGAGCGGCGGTCAGTATACTGTTCCAATTGTTTTCCGTGGCCCTACAGCTTCTGCCGGAATGCTGAGCTCTCAGCACTCACAAGCCTTTGAAAACTGGTATGCGAACTGCCCGGGTTTAAAAGTGGTGGTCCCTTCAAATCCTGCAGATGCAAAGGGATTGCTCAAGTCATCCATCCGTGATAACGATCCAGTCATTTTCATGGAAAGCGAACAGATGTATGGCGACAAGGGCATGATTCCGGATGGAGAATATCTCATTCCAATTGGTGTGGCAGATGTGAAAAAAGTGGGTACCGATGTGACCATAGTGTCATTTGGCAAAATGATGAAAATAGCATTGAAAGCAGCTGAGGAACTGGCCAAAGAGAGCATCAATGCGGAAGTCATTGATTTAAGAAGCGTACGTCCAATCGATTACAATACTGTTATCGAATCCGTAAAAAAGACAAACAGACTGGTTGTTGTAGAAGAATCCTGGCCATTGGCATCAATTGCCAGTGAAATAGCGTTTATGGTTCAAAAACGGGCTTTTGATTATCTTGACGCACCTGTTGTAAGGGTAATGGGCGGAGATGTTCCATTACCGTATGCACCTACCCTGATTGAAGCATACCTGCCAAATCCTGCCAGAGTTATCAAGGCTGTGAAGGAAGTAATGTATCTGGTTTAG
- a CDS encoding tetratricopeptide repeat protein, whose product MDRIELLKRYLQEDPDDSFTSYALSLEYIRLKDYQQAKSILVELNRKDPDYLAAYYQLGKVYESLQLTEEAVSVYEKGMLVARSQKNHHTFSELDTALKQIKGDPEEEE is encoded by the coding sequence ATGGATAGAATTGAATTATTGAAAAGATACCTGCAGGAGGATCCTGATGATTCTTTTACATCCTATGCTTTATCCCTGGAATACATTCGGTTAAAGGATTATCAGCAAGCTAAATCCATTCTGGTTGAACTCAACAGAAAAGACCCTGATTATCTGGCTGCTTATTACCAGCTCGGAAAAGTTTATGAAAGTCTCCAACTCACTGAAGAAGCTGTTTCGGTGTATGAAAAAGGGATGCTTGTGGCCCGCTCTCAAAAGAATCATCACACATTCAGCGAGTTAGATACTGCTCTAAAGCAGATCAAAGGGGATCCGGAAGAAGAGGAATGA
- a CDS encoding electron transfer flavoprotein subunit beta/FixA family protein, with product MKILVCIANVPDTTAKINFTPDNKEFVSAGVTFILNPYDEIALSKAVDLTAGGGSVTVINIGDASTEPTIRKALAIGATDAVRINAKPRDGYFVARQIADYVKKNPFDLILCGRESSDTNGSSVPAMIAELLDIPCVLFAKSLTIDGSTATLEQEIEGGKEILSAPLPLVAGASEGMAEWKIPNMRGIMSARTKPLVVVEPIEVPQYTAVQSYDKPVPRSSVKMIAAEDAAKLFEMLREEKKVI from the coding sequence ATGAAGATCTTAGTTTGTATCGCTAACGTTCCCGACACAACAGCGAAGATTAATTTTACACCTGACAACAAAGAATTTGTTTCGGCTGGTGTCACATTTATTCTTAATCCATACGATGAAATTGCGCTTTCAAAAGCAGTCGACCTGACTGCAGGCGGAGGTTCTGTAACCGTTATTAATATAGGCGATGCAAGCACTGAACCAACCATTCGCAAAGCACTGGCGATCGGTGCAACCGATGCAGTGCGTATCAATGCCAAACCGCGTGATGGTTATTTTGTCGCAAGACAAATTGCTGATTATGTAAAAAAGAATCCTTTCGACCTGATCCTCTGTGGAAGAGAATCAAGTGATACCAATGGATCCTCTGTTCCTGCAATGATCGCGGAACTTCTGGACATTCCTTGTGTACTTTTTGCAAAAAGTCTGACAATCGATGGAAGCACTGCTACACTCGAACAGGAAATCGAAGGCGGGAAAGAAATTTTATCTGCTCCACTTCCTCTTGTTGCAGGAGCTTCAGAAGGAATGGCGGAATGGAAAATTCCGAATATGCGAGGCATCATGTCTGCACGGACAAAACCTCTCGTAGTGGTTGAGCCTATTGAAGTACCGCAGTATACCGCTGTTCAAAGTTATGATAAACCGGTTCCAAGGAGCTCAGTAAAAATGATTGCAGCTGAAGATGCGGCAAAACTTTTTGAAATGCTTCGCGAAGAGAAAAAAGTAATTTAA
- a CDS encoding electron transfer flavoprotein subunit alpha/FixB family protein, with product MSVLVYLENIEGKFKKSTFEVISFASAIAQKQNLPLVALSIGEVSDEELGKAGKYGVSKILKAGGDNLKSMNVQSYATVIAQAAKAENAKVVVMSASFSGKGIAPRVAIKLDAGLADNVIDLPVMDGKFLVKKGAYSGKAFAFVEITSDVKVISMIPNSYKVIETPASPSISVFETQLGAKDLAVTVKETKRSTDKVSLPDAELVVSAGRGMKGPENWGMIEELANVLGAATACSKPVSDAGWRPHSEHVGQTGIAISPNLYIAIGISGAIQHLAGVSSSKVIVVVNKDPEAPFFKAADYGIVGDAFEIVPQLIAAAKAFKSSQNG from the coding sequence ATGTCAGTTCTTGTTTATTTAGAAAATATTGAGGGAAAATTCAAGAAATCTACTTTTGAAGTAATTTCATTTGCATCAGCTATCGCGCAAAAACAAAATCTTCCGCTCGTTGCACTTTCTATTGGTGAAGTGTCGGATGAAGAACTCGGGAAGGCCGGTAAATACGGCGTTTCAAAAATTCTGAAAGCGGGTGGAGACAATCTGAAATCCATGAATGTTCAGTCTTATGCAACCGTGATTGCCCAGGCAGCTAAAGCCGAAAACGCGAAAGTGGTTGTTATGTCTGCAAGTTTTTCCGGTAAGGGAATCGCTCCTCGTGTAGCGATAAAACTTGATGCCGGTCTGGCTGATAATGTAATTGACCTTCCAGTTATGGATGGAAAATTCCTGGTAAAAAAAGGTGCCTATTCAGGTAAGGCTTTTGCTTTCGTTGAAATTACTTCTGATGTGAAAGTCATCAGCATGATTCCGAATTCATATAAGGTTATAGAGACTCCTGCTTCTCCCTCCATTTCGGTTTTTGAAACTCAATTGGGTGCAAAAGATCTCGCGGTTACTGTGAAAGAAACCAAAAGATCAACAGATAAAGTATCCCTTCCGGATGCGGAATTGGTTGTATCGGCAGGCCGGGGAATGAAAGGTCCTGAGAACTGGGGAATGATAGAAGAACTTGCCAATGTCCTGGGTGCTGCAACCGCTTGTAGTAAACCTGTTTCTGATGCAGGCTGGAGACCTCATTCCGAACACGTAGGTCAGACAGGAATCGCGATCAGCCCGAACTTGTACATTGCTATTGGAATATCTGGTGCAATTCAGCACCTTGCAGGAGTTAGCAGCTCAAAAGTAATTGTTGTGGTCAATAAAGATCCGGAAGCTCCGTTTTTCAAAGCGGCAGATTATGGTATTGTTGGCGATGCTTTTGAAATAGTGCCTCAGTTGATTGCCGCAGCTAAGGCATTTAAGTCCAGCCAAAACGGTTAA
- a CDS encoding bifunctional nuclease family protein: protein MKKIKLEIIGLSYSQTQSGAYALVLGEEKGKRRLPIIIGAFEAQAIAIELENMTPTRPLTHDLFKSLAQSFDIEVEEVIIFNLLEGVFYAKLVCNNGDKKMEIDARTSDAIAIAVRFGCPIYTYEFILSTAGIVLEENAPIEGIEEHVEKQVPTSATKLSENELSTASTDELKEMLKKALDEEAYERASRIRDELNKRKSN, encoded by the coding sequence ATGAAAAAGATTAAACTTGAAATTATTGGCCTCTCTTACAGCCAGACTCAATCCGGTGCTTATGCACTCGTACTTGGTGAAGAAAAAGGGAAACGCAGACTGCCGATTATCATTGGTGCTTTTGAAGCTCAGGCAATTGCCATTGAGCTTGAAAATATGACACCAACCCGTCCCTTAACGCATGATCTTTTCAAAAGCCTGGCTCAGTCTTTTGATATCGAAGTGGAGGAAGTAATCATTTTCAATCTCCTCGAAGGAGTTTTCTATGCAAAACTTGTTTGCAATAATGGCGACAAGAAAATGGAAATTGATGCACGCACAAGTGATGCAATCGCCATAGCCGTGAGGTTTGGTTGTCCGATTTATACCTACGAATTCATTCTGTCTACTGCCGGTATTGTACTTGAAGAAAATGCTCCTATTGAAGGAATCGAAGAGCATGTTGAAAAACAAGTGCCGACTTCAGCTACAAAATTATCGGAAAATGAATTGTCAACAGCGAGCACTGATGAGCTTAAAGAGATGCTGAAAAAAGCCCTCGACGAAGAAGCCTATGAACGTGCTTCCCGTATCCGCGACGAACTGAACAAGAGAAAGAGTAATTGA
- a CDS encoding nucleoside permease: MSIRFRLIVLNFLQFFVWGSWLISIGGYLWGTLHFSGEQIGAVFSTLGIASLFMPAIMGIIADKWLNAERVLGLCHLVGAGMLFWASTISDPNLFFWAMLLNSMFYMPTIALNNTVSYIVLEESNYNIVKDFPPIRVWGTIGFIVAMWTVDLFGWKSNNMQLIFSSVSALVLGLYSFTIPQCKPVKSVKEKSIFVSLGLDAFVLLKQRKMFIFFLFAMFLGAALQITNAFGGSFLESFKTTHPDSFGVRHPILLLSISQISETLFILTIPFFLHKFGIKKVMLISIFAWVFRFGLFAIGDPGTGLPLLVLSMIIYGMAFDFFNISGSLFVEQEVASNIRASAQGLFMFMTNGLGAMIGGYCSGLVVDHYTVDGISNWPNIWFAFSAYALVLGILFPFMFKYDHKPAMVAVKH, translated from the coding sequence ATGAGCATCAGGTTCCGTTTGATAGTGTTGAATTTTCTGCAATTTTTTGTCTGGGGGTCTTGGCTGATTTCAATTGGCGGATACCTGTGGGGGACACTACATTTCAGCGGAGAACAAATCGGAGCTGTATTTTCCACCCTGGGTATAGCATCCTTGTTTATGCCTGCTATCATGGGAATTATTGCTGATAAATGGCTGAATGCGGAACGTGTTTTAGGACTTTGTCATCTTGTTGGTGCCGGTATGTTATTTTGGGCTTCCACCATCAGCGATCCGAATTTATTTTTCTGGGCGATGTTGCTCAATTCCATGTTTTACATGCCAACCATCGCGTTGAATAATACAGTGTCTTACATTGTACTGGAAGAAAGTAATTACAATATCGTAAAAGACTTCCCTCCTATTCGTGTATGGGGAACAATAGGATTCATTGTAGCGATGTGGACAGTAGATCTCTTCGGCTGGAAATCCAACAATATGCAATTGATTTTTAGCAGTGTTTCAGCACTGGTTTTAGGATTGTACTCATTTACCATTCCTCAATGTAAACCGGTAAAATCAGTAAAAGAAAAATCAATCTTCGTTTCACTTGGACTTGATGCATTTGTTTTGCTGAAGCAAAGAAAGATGTTTATTTTTTTCCTCTTTGCTATGTTTCTTGGCGCGGCTCTCCAAATCACCAATGCATTCGGAGGCTCTTTCCTGGAAAGTTTTAAAACAACACATCCTGATTCCTTTGGAGTAAGGCATCCGATACTTTTGCTTTCCATTTCACAGATTTCGGAAACTCTCTTTATCCTGACTATCCCATTCTTCCTTCACAAGTTTGGCATCAAGAAGGTAATGCTCATCAGTATTTTTGCATGGGTTTTCCGGTTTGGTTTATTCGCCATAGGAGATCCCGGAACCGGATTGCCATTGCTCGTTTTGTCCATGATCATCTACGGAATGGCTTTTGACTTTTTCAATATTTCAGGATCACTATTTGTCGAACAGGAAGTCGCATCGAATATCCGTGCAAGTGCACAGGGATTATTCATGTTCATGACCAATGGACTTGGTGCAATGATTGGAGGATACTGCAGTGGTTTGGTTGTGGATCATTACACAGTAGACGGCATCAGTAACTGGCCAAATATCTGGTTCGCATTTTCCGCTTATGCACTTGTGTTAGGAATCCTGTTCCCATTCATGTTCAAATACGACCACAAACCGGCGATGGTGGCGGTTAAACACTAA
- a CDS encoding thymidylate synthase — MKQYHELLRHVMEHGVDKSDRTGTGTRSVFGYQMRFDLQKGFPLLTTKKLHTKSIFHELLWFLKGETNTRYLKENGVSIWDEWADENGNLGPVYGSQWRSWPTPDGGHIDQITQVIDQIKKNPDSRRLIVSAWNVAEINKMKLPPCHAFFQFYVSDGKLSCQLYQRSADIFLGVPFNIASYAALTMMVAQVCDLQPGDFVHTFGDAHIYSNHFEQVALQLSRDFRPLPVLKLNPAVKNIFDFKFEDLVIENYDPHPHIKAAVAV; from the coding sequence ATGAAACAATACCACGAACTGCTTCGCCATGTGATGGAACATGGTGTCGATAAAAGTGACCGGACCGGTACAGGAACCAGGAGCGTCTTCGGATACCAGATGCGTTTTGATTTGCAGAAAGGTTTTCCTTTACTCACAACAAAAAAGCTCCATACGAAATCGATATTTCATGAACTCCTTTGGTTTTTAAAAGGAGAAACCAATACCCGTTACCTGAAAGAAAATGGTGTCTCCATCTGGGACGAATGGGCTGACGAAAATGGAAATCTCGGTCCGGTCTATGGTTCACAGTGGAGAAGCTGGCCAACACCCGATGGCGGACATATTGATCAGATCACTCAAGTGATTGATCAAATAAAAAAGAATCCTGATTCAAGGAGATTGATTGTCAGCGCATGGAACGTTGCCGAAATCAACAAAATGAAATTACCACCCTGTCACGCATTTTTTCAATTTTATGTCAGTGACGGAAAGTTATCGTGTCAGTTGTACCAAAGAAGCGCGGATATCTTTCTGGGTGTTCCATTTAATATTGCTTCCTATGCCGCGCTGACAATGATGGTTGCTCAGGTTTGTGACCTTCAGCCCGGTGATTTCGTACACACCTTTGGGGATGCTCATATTTATTCCAATCATTTCGAGCAGGTAGCTTTACAATTATCCCGCGACTTCAGACCATTGCCGGTGCTCAAACTTAATCCGGCCGTAAAAAATATTTTTGATTTCAAATTCGAAGACCTTGTGATCGAAAATTACGATCCTCATCCACATATCAAGGCGGCAGTAGCGGTTTAA
- a CDS encoding dihydrofolate reductase — translation MTISIIVALSENNVVGINNQLPWKLSADLKRVRGLTMGHHIIMGRKTYESIGRPLPGRVNVVITRNTDFKADGCIIVSSLIEALKISKSDPEVFIFGGGEIFREALPQVSKIYMTKVHHSLEGDTHFPILNSQEWKELERTEFKADEKNEYDYSFLTLERKSN, via the coding sequence ATGACGATTTCCATCATAGTTGCCCTGTCAGAAAATAATGTTGTTGGCATCAATAACCAGCTCCCATGGAAACTCAGCGCGGATCTGAAACGGGTTCGCGGTTTAACCATGGGTCATCACATCATCATGGGTAGAAAAACGTATGAGAGTATTGGAAGACCTCTTCCGGGCAGAGTGAATGTAGTCATCACCCGAAATACTGATTTTAAGGCTGATGGTTGCATCATCGTAAGCTCTCTCATTGAAGCATTGAAGATTTCGAAATCGGATCCCGAAGTGTTTATTTTTGGCGGAGGAGAAATTTTCCGTGAAGCCTTACCTCAGGTTTCAAAAATATACATGACAAAAGTACATCACAGCCTTGAAGGGGATACTCATTTCCCAATCTTGAATTCTCAGGAATGGAAAGAACTTGAACGTACAGAATTCAAAGCAGACGAAAAAAATGAATACGACTATTCTTTCCTCACACTCGAACGAAAAAGTAATTGA